One window of the Mycobacterium sp. SVM_VP21 genome contains the following:
- a CDS encoding pilus assembly protein TadE — translation MRGRARFVDDSGASTVEAAFALAALVSVLVLCLAGITAVAAQIRCVDAAREAARLAARGDAAAATAVVRQTAPDGATVRLRSEGGVVVARVTARPILLPGLAITAEAVAAVEPSR, via the coding sequence GTGCGCGGCCGTGCACGATTTGTCGACGATTCCGGCGCCAGCACGGTCGAGGCGGCGTTCGCGTTGGCCGCCCTGGTCTCGGTGCTGGTGCTCTGCCTGGCCGGGATCACCGCGGTGGCCGCCCAAATCCGCTGCGTCGATGCCGCGAGGGAAGCCGCCCGGCTGGCGGCACGCGGGGACGCCGCCGCGGCCACCGCGGTGGTGCGACAGACCGCGCCCGACGGTGCGACGGTCAGGCTTCGCTCCGAAGGTGGTGTGGTGGTTGCCCGCGTCACCGCTCGGCCGATTCTGTTGCCCGGCTTGGCGATCACTGCCGAGGCAGTCGCGGCAGTTGAGCCGTCGCGGTGA
- a CDS encoding HAD-IB family hydrolase — MAVTASTPQPHSASTSPTDPAAPFTAPRTRTAAFLDLDQTVIAKSSALAFSKPFMDQGLINRRTVLKSSYAQFLMLLSGADHDQMERMRAHLTNMCTGWNVEQVKAIVNETMHDIVTPLIFAEAAELIADHKLCGRDVVVVSASGEEIVAPIARALGATHAMATRMVVADGKYTGEIAFYCYGEGKVQAIRELAAREGYPLEHCYAYSDSITDLPMLQVVGHPSAVNPDRALRKEAIANGWPVLTFSRPVSLRDRIPAPSGAALATTAAVGVSALAAGALTYSLLRRLVP; from the coding sequence GTGGCGGTGACCGCATCCACCCCGCAGCCGCACTCAGCGTCTACGTCGCCAACCGACCCTGCGGCACCTTTCACGGCCCCTCGAACCCGTACCGCGGCCTTCTTGGACCTCGATCAGACGGTCATTGCGAAGTCCAGCGCGCTGGCCTTCAGCAAACCCTTTATGGACCAGGGACTGATCAACCGTCGCACCGTACTCAAGTCCAGTTACGCGCAATTCCTGATGCTGTTGTCCGGTGCCGACCACGATCAGATGGAGCGGATGCGGGCCCACCTGACCAACATGTGCACCGGCTGGAACGTGGAACAGGTCAAGGCGATCGTCAACGAGACGATGCACGACATCGTCACGCCACTGATCTTCGCGGAGGCCGCCGAGCTGATCGCCGATCACAAACTGTGCGGCCGCGACGTGGTGGTGGTCTCGGCCTCCGGCGAGGAGATCGTGGCGCCCATCGCCCGGGCGCTGGGCGCAACCCACGCCATGGCCACCCGGATGGTCGTCGCCGACGGCAAGTACACCGGCGAGATCGCGTTCTACTGCTACGGCGAAGGCAAGGTGCAAGCCATCCGCGAGCTGGCCGCCCGCGAGGGCTATCCGCTGGAGCACTGCTACGCCTATTCGGACTCGATCACCGACCTACCGATGCTGCAGGTGGTCGGGCATCCGTCGGCGGTGAACCCCGACCGCGCGCTGCGCAAAGAGGCGATCGCCAACGGCTGGCCGGTGCTGACGTTCTCGCGGCCGGTGTCGCTGCGTGACCGCATCCCCGCGCCCTCCGGTGCCGCGCTGGCCACCACTGCCGCGGTCGGTGTCAGCGCACTGGCCGCCGGCGCGCTGACCTACTCCCTACTGCGCCGACTGGTGCCCTGA
- a CDS encoding TadA family conjugal transfer-associated ATPase: MRDSLIDRVRERLAAESWEARGASELRPQAVAAAIRAESGGVLGDTEMLSSLRVLQTELTGAGVLEPLLCSSGTTDVLVTAPDAVWVDDGAGLRRSEIRFADEAAVRRLAQRLAVAAGRRLDDAQPWVDGQLHGIGTGEFTVRLHAILPPVAADGTCLSLRVLRPATQDLAALTAAEAIAPQAAALLSDIITARLAFLVSGGTGAGKTTLLAALLGAVSEGERVVCVEDAPELQPRHPHLVRLVARAANVEGAGEVSLRELVRQALRMRPDRLVVGEVRGAEVVDLLAALNTGHDGGAGTVHANNSAEVPARLEALAALGGLDRAGLHSQLAAAVQVLMHVARGRDGRRRLTDISMLRRTAAGQVQAAPVWQLGRGLTDHAAEFRALLRDRIPA, encoded by the coding sequence ATGAGGGATTCGCTGATTGACCGGGTCCGGGAACGTCTGGCGGCGGAATCTTGGGAGGCCCGAGGGGCCTCGGAGTTGCGCCCCCAGGCGGTGGCCGCAGCGATCCGCGCTGAATCCGGTGGTGTGCTCGGCGATACCGAAATGCTATCCAGCCTACGGGTTCTGCAGACCGAACTGACCGGCGCCGGCGTGCTGGAACCACTGCTGTGTTCCTCGGGCACCACCGACGTTCTGGTCACCGCACCCGATGCGGTGTGGGTCGACGATGGGGCAGGCCTGCGGCGCAGTGAGATTCGGTTCGCCGATGAAGCCGCGGTGCGACGGCTGGCCCAGCGACTGGCGGTAGCTGCGGGACGCCGGCTCGACGACGCCCAGCCCTGGGTCGACGGGCAGCTGCACGGTATCGGCACCGGCGAGTTCACCGTGCGCCTGCACGCGATCCTGCCGCCGGTTGCGGCCGACGGGACGTGCCTGTCACTGCGGGTGCTGCGTCCGGCCACCCAAGACCTCGCCGCACTGACCGCCGCCGAAGCCATTGCGCCGCAGGCCGCCGCCCTGTTGTCCGACATCATCACCGCCCGGCTGGCGTTTCTGGTCTCTGGCGGTACGGGCGCTGGTAAGACAACCCTGCTGGCCGCTCTGCTCGGCGCAGTCAGCGAAGGTGAGCGGGTGGTGTGCGTGGAGGATGCGCCCGAGCTGCAACCGCGCCACCCGCACCTGGTCCGACTGGTGGCCCGCGCGGCCAACGTCGAAGGCGCCGGCGAGGTGAGCCTGCGCGAGCTGGTCCGGCAAGCGCTGCGGATGCGACCGGATCGGTTGGTGGTCGGCGAGGTCCGCGGCGCCGAAGTGGTCGACCTGCTGGCCGCATTGAACACCGGTCACGACGGCGGTGCCGGAACCGTGCACGCCAACAATTCGGCCGAAGTCCCGGCCCGCCTGGAAGCGCTTGCCGCACTGGGTGGTCTGGACCGTGCCGGCCTACACAGCCAGCTGGCGGCGGCCGTCCAGGTGCTGATGCACGTCGCCCGGGGGCGCGACGGCAGGCGGCGACTCACCGACATCTCGATGCTGCGCCGCACCGCCGCGGGGCAGGTACAGGCCGCGCCGGTGTGGCAGCTCGGACGCGGCCTGACCGACCACGCCGCTGAATTCCGCGCCCTGCTGCGCGATCGGATTCCGGCGTGA
- a CDS encoding type II secretion system F family protein, with protein MSGAATATLALAAAMLLGASPRRRIAPTGQPLRGAVAGRAGRWSLVGAMAGAAVLAALVLPRSTWLAGVVLGTTAIVRRRRGLRRRRAVAESRALETALDALAGELRVGAHPVRAFALAAVESDHPAVAAGLGGVAARARLGADVATGLREAAVCSALPSQWARLAAYWELGGQHGLAVATLMQAAQRDIAARQRFSARTEAGMAGARASATLLACLPVLGVLLGQLIGARPVVFLLGGTGGLLSLIGIGLVCAGLLWSDRITAQVGGVP; from the coding sequence GTGAGCGGCGCCGCGACCGCAACACTGGCGTTGGCAGCGGCGATGCTGCTCGGTGCTTCGCCACGCCGCCGCATCGCACCGACGGGACAACCGCTCCGCGGTGCGGTGGCCGGACGGGCCGGTCGCTGGAGCCTTGTCGGCGCGATGGCCGGAGCCGCTGTGCTGGCCGCGCTGGTCCTGCCGCGCAGTACGTGGCTGGCCGGAGTCGTATTGGGAACCACCGCCATCGTGCGACGTCGCCGTGGTCTGCGCCGTCGTCGAGCCGTCGCGGAATCACGCGCCCTGGAAACCGCACTGGATGCACTGGCCGGTGAGCTGCGCGTCGGAGCGCATCCGGTGCGGGCGTTTGCTCTGGCGGCCGTCGAATCCGACCACCCCGCGGTGGCCGCCGGGCTGGGTGGCGTCGCCGCTCGGGCGCGGCTCGGGGCAGATGTCGCGACCGGCCTGCGTGAGGCCGCGGTGTGTTCGGCGCTGCCCTCGCAGTGGGCGCGGCTCGCCGCCTACTGGGAACTTGGGGGACAACACGGCTTGGCGGTCGCCACGCTGATGCAAGCCGCGCAACGCGATATCGCTGCCCGGCAAAGGTTCTCGGCGCGTACCGAAGCCGGCATGGCTGGCGCTCGGGCCTCGGCGACGCTCCTGGCCTGCTTGCCGGTATTGGGTGTGCTGCTGGGGCAATTGATCGGAGCCCGGCCCGTGGTCTTTCTGCTCGGCGGAACGGGCGGGCTGCTGTCGCTGATCGGGATAGGACTGGTCTGCGCCGGGCTGCTGTGGTCAGACCGGATCACTGCCCAGGTCGGCGGTGTCCCATGA
- a CDS encoding phage holin family protein: MSKADRRNALRAAAKADRNGVPNTLATIPLADPHALPADPSLGDLVKDATAQMSTLVRAEVELARAEITRDVKKGLTGSVFFIAALVVLFYSTFFFFFFVAELLNMWLQDWAAYLIVFGIMLVVTVTLALLGFLRVRRIRGPRQTIESVRETRDALRPDPDRLHGSSASPAGSSGRPTTDPSGW; encoded by the coding sequence GTGAGCAAGGCCGATCGCAGGAATGCATTACGCGCCGCAGCGAAGGCGGACCGCAACGGCGTGCCCAACACCTTGGCGACCATCCCGTTGGCCGACCCGCATGCGCTGCCCGCCGACCCGTCCCTGGGTGACCTCGTCAAGGACGCCACGGCACAGATGTCGACGCTGGTGCGCGCGGAGGTCGAACTGGCCCGCGCCGAGATCACACGGGACGTGAAGAAGGGCCTGACCGGCAGCGTGTTCTTCATTGCGGCCCTGGTCGTGCTGTTCTACTCCACCTTCTTTTTCTTCTTCTTCGTCGCCGAGCTGCTCAACATGTGGCTGCAGGACTGGGCCGCTTACCTGATCGTGTTCGGGATCATGCTGGTGGTGACCGTGACTCTGGCGCTGCTCGGCTTCCTGCGAGTGCGCCGTATCCGCGGACCGCGCCAAACGATCGAATCGGTGCGCGAGACTCGCGACGCGCTGCGTCCCGACCCGGACCGCCTGCACGGCTCGTCGGCGTCACCGGCGGGCTCGTCCGGTAGGCCGACCACCGATCCCTCGGGCTGGTAG
- a CDS encoding CpaE-like family protein, producing the protein MSAATGLLALVTQPALRDELDRVAAAAGVRIIHLGAEMPNRRAWSAAAAVVLDEEAAARCGPARLPRRPHVVVLSGGQPTTLTWQAGVAVGAQRVLALPAEGNELVAELAEAGESVRDGVRRGDVIAVIGARGGAGASLLATALAQHAGDALLVDLDAWGGGIDLLVGTENAAGLRWCDLAQHSGRLTWTALREALPRQRGVSVLSGARRGDAAYEATEVDAGTVDAVVDAGRRGGVTVVCDLPRALVDPVETALSAADLVVLVSSCDIRSCAAGAALAPRLRTVNPHVGLVVRGPAPGGLRAAEVGEIVGLPLLTALRAEPRLAERLEHSGLRLHRRSALAAAAGRVLELLPQRKALVS; encoded by the coding sequence GTGAGCGCAGCCACCGGCCTGTTGGCCCTCGTTACCCAACCGGCGCTGCGTGACGAACTGGACCGGGTGGCCGCGGCGGCGGGTGTGCGCATCATTCACCTCGGCGCCGAGATGCCGAACCGCAGGGCTTGGTCGGCTGCCGCGGCCGTGGTGCTCGACGAGGAGGCTGCCGCGCGGTGTGGACCGGCCCGGTTGCCGCGCCGCCCCCACGTCGTGGTGCTCAGCGGCGGCCAACCCACCACCCTCACCTGGCAAGCCGGTGTCGCCGTCGGGGCGCAACGGGTGCTGGCCCTGCCCGCCGAAGGCAACGAGCTGGTGGCCGAGCTGGCTGAGGCCGGCGAATCGGTGCGTGATGGGGTGCGCCGCGGCGACGTGATCGCGGTGATCGGCGCGCGCGGGGGAGCGGGCGCCTCGTTGCTGGCAACGGCGCTGGCCCAGCATGCAGGGGATGCGCTGCTGGTCGACCTCGACGCTTGGGGTGGGGGCATCGATCTGCTGGTGGGCACTGAGAACGCCGCCGGCCTGCGCTGGTGCGACCTGGCGCAGCACAGCGGGCGGCTGACCTGGACGGCGCTGCGCGAAGCGCTGCCCCGGCAGCGTGGGGTAAGTGTCCTGTCCGGCGCCCGTCGGGGCGACGCGGCCTACGAGGCCACGGAAGTCGACGCCGGCACCGTCGACGCTGTCGTAGATGCGGGCCGTCGTGGCGGGGTCACCGTGGTCTGCGACCTTCCCCGGGCGTTGGTCGATCCGGTCGAAACCGCGCTGAGCGCCGCCGATCTCGTCGTGCTGGTCAGCTCCTGCGACATACGGTCGTGCGCGGCCGGCGCGGCGCTCGCACCACGGCTGCGCACGGTGAACCCCCACGTCGGCCTGGTCGTGCGCGGGCCGGCTCCCGGCGGTCTCCGGGCCGCGGAGGTGGGCGAGATAGTCGGGTTGCCGTTGCTGACTGCATTGCGGGCCGAACCCCGACTGGCCGAACGCCTTGAACACTCGGGTCTGCGGTTGCATCGCCGCTCTGCGCTGGCGGCGGCAGCCGGTCGGGTCCTTGAACTGTTGCCGCAGCGGAAAGCCTTGGTCTCATGA
- a CDS encoding type II secretion system F family protein, translated as MTAAAMLLAVAVLTAAGPATVRERAGLPRPGRPPRLRVVPGSDALALAADLEVFALCLTAGMSVSGAATATARHAPPVLAAALFRGADLLALGAEPGIAWSAPNGPAAGALDPTTSAVLRLARRSGSSGTALASGLGELAAQCRDEAVHSATAAAERAGVLIAGPLGLCFLPAFVCLGIVPVVAGLAGDVLRSGLL; from the coding sequence ATGACCGCCGCCGCGATGTTGCTGGCCGTGGCGGTACTCACCGCCGCCGGACCGGCGACGGTGCGGGAGCGGGCGGGGCTACCTAGGCCAGGACGTCCGCCGCGGCTTCGGGTAGTCCCGGGCTCCGATGCGCTGGCGCTGGCGGCCGACCTCGAGGTGTTCGCGCTCTGCCTCACCGCGGGGATGTCCGTGTCCGGCGCAGCGACGGCCACCGCCCGGCATGCGCCACCGGTGCTGGCGGCGGCATTGTTCCGCGGTGCGGATCTGCTGGCGCTGGGTGCCGAACCGGGCATCGCCTGGTCGGCGCCGAACGGTCCGGCTGCCGGGGCGCTCGACCCGACAACCAGCGCGGTGCTGCGCCTGGCCCGAAGGTCGGGGTCATCTGGTACCGCGCTGGCCAGCGGGCTCGGTGAACTTGCCGCGCAGTGTCGCGACGAGGCGGTGCATTCGGCGACGGCCGCTGCGGAGCGGGCCGGGGTATTGATCGCCGGACCGCTCGGACTGTGCTTTCTGCCCGCATTCGTATGCCTGGGCATCGTGCCGGTCGTGGCCGGTCTGGCCGGTGACGTACTGCGGTCGGGCCTGCTGTGA
- a CDS encoding S1 family peptidase translates to MLAWVTCAALATFVAPVGRVAADDKVVMGGGAGIVVDEDTLCTLTAIGHDKTGALIGFTSAHCGGPGAQVAAEGSEGNGIIGHMVAGNDGLDYAVIEFDPNKVTPVSNFGGFVIGGIGPDPIFGQIACKQGRTTGNSCGLTWGPGQDPGTIVMQVCGRPGDSGGPVVVNNMLVGMIHGAFSDALPTCVIKYIPLHTPAVVVSINAVLGDINANDRPGAGFVPVG, encoded by the coding sequence CTGTTGGCATGGGTGACTTGTGCCGCCTTGGCCACCTTCGTCGCACCGGTGGGCCGAGTCGCCGCCGACGACAAGGTGGTGATGGGCGGGGGCGCCGGCATCGTGGTCGATGAGGACACGTTGTGCACACTGACCGCGATCGGCCATGACAAGACCGGTGCACTGATCGGTTTCACCTCGGCGCACTGCGGTGGCCCCGGCGCCCAGGTGGCTGCCGAGGGATCCGAAGGCAACGGCATCATCGGCCACATGGTGGCCGGCAACGATGGCCTGGACTACGCGGTGATCGAGTTCGACCCGAACAAGGTGACGCCGGTGTCCAACTTCGGTGGCTTCGTGATCGGCGGCATCGGCCCGGACCCGATCTTCGGTCAGATCGCCTGCAAGCAGGGCCGTACCACCGGCAACTCCTGCGGCCTCACCTGGGGGCCGGGCCAAGACCCGGGCACCATTGTGATGCAGGTCTGCGGGCGTCCCGGCGACTCCGGCGGGCCGGTCGTGGTGAACAACATGCTGGTCGGCATGATCCACGGCGCGTTCAGCGACGCGTTGCCGACCTGCGTGATCAAGTACATCCCGTTGCACACACCCGCGGTCGTGGTGTCGATCAACGCCGTGCTGGGCGACATCAACGCCAACGACCGGCCGGGCGCGGGCTTCGTCCCGGTCGGCTAG
- a CDS encoding alpha/beta hydrolase, translated as MPPPDPSITRIDGPWRHWDIHANGIRFHVVEATPAGKDTNSAADAPPTSRPLVMLLHGFGSFWWTWRHQLRGLSDARVVAVDLRGYGGSDKPPRGYDGWTLAGDTAGLIRALGHSSATLVGHADGGLVCWATALLHPRLVRDIAVVSSPHPAALRNSALTHADQGRALLPWLLRYQVPFWPERSLTRRDGAELERLVRSRAGAGWQASADFAETIGHLRTAVQIPSAAHCALEYQRWAVRSQFRAEGQRFMKALDLRTLNIPLLHLRGEDDPYVLADPVNKTRQYAPHGQYVSIPGAGHFAHEEAPEVVNDHLTQFLRGRA; from the coding sequence GTGCCGCCACCGGATCCGTCGATCACCCGTATCGACGGGCCGTGGCGACACTGGGACATCCACGCCAACGGCATTCGATTCCATGTCGTAGAGGCGACACCGGCCGGCAAAGATACGAACAGCGCCGCCGACGCCCCGCCGACGTCACGGCCGCTGGTCATGCTGCTGCACGGGTTCGGCTCGTTCTGGTGGACCTGGCGTCATCAATTGCGCGGGCTTAGCGATGCCCGGGTCGTCGCCGTCGATCTGCGCGGCTACGGCGGCAGTGACAAGCCTCCCCGCGGCTACGACGGCTGGACGCTGGCCGGCGACACCGCCGGACTGATCCGGGCCCTGGGGCACTCCTCGGCGACCCTGGTCGGCCACGCCGACGGCGGCCTGGTCTGCTGGGCGACCGCGCTGCTGCACCCCCGATTGGTGCGCGATATCGCCGTGGTCAGCTCACCGCATCCGGCGGCGCTGCGCAACTCGGCGCTGACCCACGCCGATCAGGGCCGGGCGCTGTTGCCGTGGTTGCTGCGGTACCAGGTGCCGTTCTGGCCGGAACGCTCCCTGACCCGCCGCGATGGAGCCGAGCTTGAGCGCTTGGTGCGCAGTAGAGCTGGGGCGGGCTGGCAGGCAAGTGCGGATTTCGCCGAGACCATCGGGCACCTGCGCACCGCGGTACAGATTCCGTCGGCGGCCCATTGCGCGCTGGAGTACCAGCGCTGGGCGGTGCGCAGTCAGTTCCGCGCCGAGGGCCAACGGTTCATGAAGGCGCTGGACCTGCGCACACTGAACATTCCGCTGCTGCACCTACGCGGCGAGGACGACCCCTACGTGCTGGCCGACCCGGTCAACAAGACCCGGCAGTACGCGCCGCACGGGCAGTACGTGTCGATTCCCGGCGCGGGACATTTCGCTCACGAAGAGGCACCCGAGGTGGTCAACGACCACCTGACGCAATTCCTGCGCGGCAGAGCGTAA
- a CDS encoding flp pilus-assembly TadE/G-like family protein — MAAATMVAALLSVTGGGFVLGAAVIARHRAQAIADLAALAGAGRVPAGPASACAQAKVLGSRMHAGEISCAVDGLDVVITVAMPVPGWRPGPARATARAGPVG, encoded by the coding sequence GTGGCCGCTGCCACAATGGTCGCGGCGCTGCTGAGTGTTACCGGTGGCGGCTTCGTGCTCGGTGCCGCGGTCATCGCGCGCCACCGTGCCCAGGCCATCGCCGACCTGGCGGCTCTGGCCGGTGCGGGCCGGGTTCCGGCTGGGCCCGCCAGCGCCTGCGCGCAAGCCAAGGTGCTGGGCTCGCGGATGCACGCAGGCGAAATCAGCTGCGCGGTCGACGGACTCGATGTGGTGATCACCGTCGCGATGCCGGTGCCCGGCTGGCGACCTGGCCCCGCCCGCGCGACGGCCCGCGCGGGGCCTGTCGGCTAG
- the acs gene encoding acetate--CoA ligase, translating to MTATPAASAPSYPPAAEFAAQANAGPELYRAAESDRLAFWAEQANRLSWATPFTEVLDYTDAPFARWFADGKLNVAYNCVDRHVEAGHGDRVAIHWEGEPDGGSASLDEGEAKLGPAHGHGDARTITYAELLAEVSRAANALTGLGLVAGDRVAIYLPMIPEAVIAMLACARLGVLHTVVFAGFSAHALRSRIDDAEAKVVITSDGQFRRGQPAPLKPAVDEAVADAPSVEHVLVVRRTGGEVSWNPDRDLWWHDVVDRAASQHTAEAFEAEQPLFLLYTSGTTGKPKGIVHTSGGYLTQAAYTHHYVFDLKAASDVFWCTADVGWVTGHTYAVYGPLANGATEVIYEGTPDFPDQHRHFQIIEKYGVTIYYTAPTLIRTFMKWGHEVPGAHDLSSLRLLGSVGEPINPEAWRWYRRVIGADTLPVVDTWWQTETGAAMITPLPGVAAAKPGAAMTPLPGISARIVDDHGDLLSPDDAAGEPVSGYLVIDQPWPSMTRGIWGDSERFIETYWSRFAEQGWYFAGDGARYDADGDIWVLGRIDDVMNVSGHRISTAEVESALVGHEAVAEAAVVGAIDEQTGQRICAFVVLAASHSHVGGTIVNELRERVTVEISPIAKPRNVHIVPELPKTRSGKIMRRLLRDIADGRELGDTSTLVDPSVFDAIRAAD from the coding sequence GTGACCGCAACACCTGCCGCTTCAGCGCCGTCGTACCCGCCTGCCGCCGAGTTCGCTGCCCAGGCCAACGCGGGTCCCGAGTTGTACCGCGCAGCCGAATCCGATCGGCTCGCATTCTGGGCCGAGCAGGCCAACCGGTTGAGCTGGGCAACGCCCTTCACCGAGGTGCTCGACTACACAGACGCCCCGTTCGCGCGCTGGTTCGCCGACGGCAAGCTCAACGTCGCCTACAACTGCGTGGACCGCCACGTCGAAGCCGGGCACGGCGACCGGGTGGCGATCCACTGGGAGGGCGAGCCCGACGGCGGTTCAGCGAGCCTCGACGAAGGAGAGGCGAAGCTGGGACCGGCGCATGGGCACGGCGACGCCCGCACGATCACCTACGCCGAACTGCTCGCCGAGGTCTCCCGGGCCGCCAACGCGCTGACCGGGCTCGGCCTGGTCGCCGGTGACCGGGTGGCGATCTATCTGCCGATGATCCCCGAGGCGGTCATCGCGATGCTGGCGTGCGCGCGGTTGGGCGTCCTGCACACCGTGGTGTTCGCCGGTTTCTCCGCGCACGCGCTGCGATCCCGGATCGACGACGCCGAGGCGAAGGTGGTCATCACCTCCGACGGGCAGTTCCGCCGCGGCCAGCCGGCACCGCTCAAGCCCGCGGTCGACGAGGCGGTCGCCGATGCTCCGAGCGTCGAGCACGTGCTCGTGGTGCGCCGCACCGGCGGCGAGGTGTCCTGGAACCCCGACCGCGACCTGTGGTGGCACGACGTGGTGGATCGGGCTGCATCGCAGCACACCGCCGAGGCGTTCGAAGCCGAGCAGCCACTGTTCCTGCTGTACACGTCGGGGACCACGGGCAAGCCGAAGGGCATCGTGCACACCAGCGGCGGTTATCTGACGCAGGCGGCCTACACCCACCACTACGTCTTCGACCTCAAGGCCGCCTCCGACGTCTTCTGGTGCACCGCCGATGTCGGGTGGGTCACCGGCCACACCTACGCGGTGTACGGGCCGCTGGCCAACGGCGCCACCGAGGTGATCTACGAGGGCACTCCGGACTTCCCGGACCAACACCGACACTTCCAGATCATCGAAAAGTACGGTGTGACAATCTATTACACCGCGCCCACCTTGATCCGCACGTTCATGAAGTGGGGCCACGAGGTTCCCGGCGCTCACGACCTGTCCAGTCTGCGACTGTTGGGTTCGGTCGGCGAACCGATCAACCCGGAGGCCTGGCGCTGGTACCGGCGGGTGATCGGCGCGGACACGCTGCCGGTGGTCGACACCTGGTGGCAGACCGAGACCGGCGCGGCGATGATCACCCCGCTACCCGGTGTGGCCGCGGCCAAGCCGGGTGCCGCGATGACCCCGCTGCCCGGGATCTCCGCTCGCATCGTCGACGATCACGGCGATCTGTTGTCGCCGGATGACGCAGCCGGGGAACCGGTTTCGGGCTACCTGGTCATCGATCAGCCGTGGCCGTCGATGACCCGCGGGATCTGGGGCGACTCGGAGCGTTTCATCGAGACCTACTGGTCGCGCTTTGCCGAGCAGGGCTGGTACTTCGCCGGTGACGGCGCCCGCTACGACGCCGACGGCGACATCTGGGTGCTGGGCCGGATCGACGACGTGATGAACGTGTCCGGGCACCGCATCTCCACCGCGGAGGTGGAGTCCGCGCTGGTCGGTCACGAAGCGGTGGCCGAGGCCGCTGTCGTCGGCGCCATCGATGAGCAGACCGGCCAACGGATCTGCGCGTTCGTGGTGCTGGCGGCGTCGCACAGCCACGTGGGCGGCACGATCGTCAACGAGCTACGTGAGCGTGTCACCGTGGAGATCTCGCCGATCGCCAAGCCCCGCAACGTCCATATCGTCCCGGAGCTGCCCAAGACCCGCAGCGGCAAGATCATGCGGCGACTGCTGCGCGATATCGCCGACGGCCGCGAACTCGGCGACACCTCAACCCTGGTGGACCCCAGTGTGTTCGACGCGATCCGGGCGGCCGACTGA
- a CDS encoding oxidoreductase, which translates to MTTAEDPLAPLVQLPGVSEASEQVRDELARVHRHKTNMRGWPVSAAEASLRAARASSVLDGGPAAVDAASTSDPVFAGALRVAQALEGGETTLVEVWRRAPLQALARLHVLAAADLVDEERLGRPEGGAAVGRRLEMLADLATGGTSVAAPVFAAVVHGELLTLAPFGSADGVVARGAARLVTIASGLDRHGLGVPEVTWMRNARDYRRAAAGFATGSAEAVSAWLLLCCGAMRTGALDALGIAEAGR; encoded by the coding sequence GTGACCACCGCGGAGGATCCACTGGCCCCGTTAGTTCAGCTGCCCGGTGTCTCCGAGGCCAGTGAGCAGGTGCGCGACGAGCTGGCCCGGGTACATCGGCATAAGACCAACATGCGGGGCTGGCCAGTCAGTGCCGCGGAGGCCTCGCTGCGGGCGGCGCGGGCGTCGTCGGTGCTCGACGGCGGGCCGGCGGCCGTGGACGCCGCCTCGACCTCTGACCCGGTGTTCGCCGGGGCCCTGCGGGTGGCCCAGGCCCTGGAAGGCGGGGAGACCACCCTGGTCGAGGTGTGGCGACGTGCGCCGCTGCAGGCCTTGGCCCGGCTGCATGTGTTGGCCGCCGCGGACCTCGTCGACGAGGAGCGCCTCGGCCGGCCCGAAGGCGGCGCGGCGGTCGGGCGCCGGCTGGAGATGCTGGCCGACCTGGCGACCGGTGGCACGTCAGTGGCTGCGCCGGTGTTCGCCGCGGTGGTGCACGGTGAACTGCTGACGCTCGCGCCGTTCGGTAGCGCCGACGGCGTGGTGGCCCGCGGCGCGGCCCGGCTGGTCACCATCGCCAGCGGATTGGACCGCCATGGGCTGGGAGTGCCCGAGGTGACCTGGATGCGTAACGCGCGTGACTACCGGCGGGCGGCGGCGGGCTTCGCGACCGGTTCAGCCGAGGCGGTCAGCGCCTGGCTGCTGCTGTGTTGCGGCGCGATGCGTACCGGTGCGCTCGACGCGCTGGGAATTGCTGAGGCGGGTCGCTAG
- a CDS encoding DUF4244 domain-containing protein, giving the protein MQVRNIFRVLKLKIVLLASDDSGMSTVEYAIGTIAAAAFGAILYTVVTGDSIVAALNRVIGRALNTKV; this is encoded by the coding sequence TTGCAGGTGCGCAACATATTTCGTGTCCTGAAACTGAAGATAGTGCTGCTGGCATCCGATGACTCCGGGATGTCCACGGTGGAATACGCAATCGGGACGATCGCTGCCGCGGCGTTCGGGGCGATCCTCTACACGGTGGTCACCGGTGATTCGATCGTGGCGGCACTGAACCGCGTCATCGGGCGCGCGCTGAACACCAAGGTCTGA